A stretch of the Haloarcula ordinaria genome encodes the following:
- a CDS encoding PQQ-binding-like beta-propeller repeat protein, with protein MARRRDFLTSFGTLTTISIAGCVRGTPVDSITGDVSQKWTFQTEGSVVSSPAVRGGSVYVGSDDATIYAIDDKDGIQRWSFQTTAEVVSSPTVVGGTVYVGSYDTNVYAISAADGIEQWSSPTGAPVESSPVVKDETVYVGSQDSNVYAINAENGIEQWSFPTGDWVDSSPTVVDSTVYIGSEDSNLYAINAKNGTEKWSYRTDGEIQSRPAVVDGTVYVGSKDSNVYAIDAENGTKQWSFQTGDEVWSSPAVKDGRVYVGCIDDNLYAINADNGTEQWSFQTKDVVESSPTVADSTVYVGSSDGNMYAIDAENGTKQWSFQTGDEVWSSPAVKDGTIYLGSNDENVYALTER; from the coding sequence ATGGCAAGACGTCGAGACTTCCTCACCTCTTTTGGAACACTGACAACCATTTCGATCGCCGGATGTGTGAGAGGGACTCCAGTAGACTCAATAACCGGAGACGTATCTCAAAAATGGACCTTCCAAACGGAAGGTTCAGTGGTCTCTTCGCCGGCGGTAAGGGGGGGCAGCGTTTACGTTGGGAGCGACGACGCCACGATATACGCAATCGACGACAAGGATGGAATCCAACGATGGTCCTTCCAGACAACCGCCGAGGTGGTATCCTCACCGACTGTGGTGGGTGGAACCGTCTATGTTGGGAGCTACGACACCAACGTGTATGCCATCAGCGCTGCAGATGGAATCGAACAATGGTCCTCTCCTACGGGTGCTCCAGTTGAATCCTCGCCGGTAGTGAAAGATGAGACAGTCTATGTTGGGAGTCAGGATTCCAACGTGTACGCGATCAACGCCGAAAACGGGATCGAACAGTGGTCCTTCCCAACTGGCGACTGGGTGGACTCTTCGCCGACTGTAGTCGATAGTACCGTCTATATCGGAAGTGAGGACTCCAACTTGTACGCGATAAACGCCAAGAACGGGACTGAAAAGTGGTCCTATCGGACGGATGGTGAGATACAGTCTAGACCGGCAGTGGTGGATGGCACGGTCTACGTCGGGAGTAAGGATTCCAACGTGTACGCTATCGATGCCGAGAATGGAACCAAACAGTGGTCGTTCCAAACGGGTGATGAGGTATGGTCCTCACCAGCGGTGAAGGATGGCAGAGTTTATGTCGGATGCATTGACGACAACCTGTACGCGATTAACGCCGATAACGGGACGGAGCAGTGGTCCTTCCAGACGAAAGACGTGGTTGAATCCTCACCTACAGTGGCAGATAGCACGGTATACGTCGGGAGTAGCGACGGCAACATGTACGCAATCGACGCCGAGAATGGAACCAAACAGTGGTCGTTCCAAACGGGTGATGAGGTGTGGTCCTCACCGGCGGTGAAGGATGGTACAATCTATCTCGGGAGCAATGATGAAAACGTGTACGCACTCACAGAGCGCTAG
- a CDS encoding IS5 family transposase, with translation MQALPKSQLLRFVEQAYHLARRALARYSSKFSKRRYTLHQHIVLLCLKVRKNTSYRTLLDELIELPRIRRAIELEELPSTSTLCKAFNRLDMAVWRVLLNLSVALLPTNGVVGIDASGFDRSHASKHYTKRAKLTIQQLKVTLLVETRSNSILDVHVTTTRKHDSKIAPSLIKRNTGEVAVLLGDKGYDDQKIRALAREDGVRPLIKHREFSPLHKAWNARQDADLYGQRSQNETVNSRLKRKYGAFVRSRLWWKQFRELVIGCLTHNINKTL, from the coding sequence ATGCAGGCCCTCCCAAAGTCGCAGTTGCTTCGATTCGTTGAGCAGGCGTATCACTTGGCTCGGCGAGCTCTTGCCCGCTACTCTTCGAAATTCTCGAAACGGCGGTACACACTTCACCAGCACATCGTCCTGCTCTGTCTCAAGGTGCGAAAGAATACGTCGTACCGAACCCTGCTTGACGAACTCATCGAGCTGCCTCGGATTCGGAGGGCCATCGAACTGGAGGAACTCCCATCCACCTCGACGTTGTGTAAGGCGTTCAATCGCCTCGATATGGCGGTTTGGCGCGTCCTGCTCAACCTCTCGGTTGCACTCCTTCCGACCAACGGTGTCGTCGGGATTGATGCCTCGGGGTTCGACCGGAGTCACGCCTCGAAACACTATACGAAGCGAGCGAAGTTGACGATTCAGCAGTTGAAGGTCACGCTTCTCGTGGAAACAAGGTCGAACTCGATTCTCGACGTACACGTAACGACGACACGAAAACACGACTCGAAGATAGCGCCGTCGCTCATCAAGCGGAATACCGGGGAAGTAGCGGTTCTCCTCGGTGACAAGGGATACGACGACCAGAAAATTCGTGCGTTAGCCCGTGAAGACGGGGTTCGTCCACTCATCAAGCACCGAGAGTTTTCCCCGCTCCACAAGGCGTGGAACGCTCGGCAGGATGCTGACCTCTACGGCCAACGTAGTCAGAACGAGACGGTGAACTCTCGCCTCAAACGGAAATATGGCGCATTCGTCCGCTCACGACTCTGGTGGAAGCAGTTCCGTGAACTCGTAATCGGTTGTCTCACTCATAACATCAATAAGACACTCTGA
- a CDS encoding ATP-binding protein: protein MSTDSMAFLEESVDVFHVGEHYAETVSDTIAVRGQIRQRSSVDPKLEMAVFRCRECENEKRVAQNFGSIRQPAFCEGCGKQRAPWTLQREKCEYVDYQALRLQPVPERVEEGTETIDAHLTEALARQGVESGEVVTVVATYKAIHPNGSTVGEKILDAEDVIVEESAMQEVNRDAHQDVIDLLADMHDPMDVLVDSVAPTHYGDEHIKEGLILQLVRGNSPDAEGTNHRGLVHQLLLGDPGTGKTDFGEALTALSPRGQKTSGNEGTSAAGLTAAMTKDGFDDRDLTVTAGAIPKCSGGAVFIDELDSAGSSEQNALLEAMESGKVTIEKAGERAVLNAETAMLTAANPEDGHFRENDSPIQQTKIISPLLDRFDLLWVLEERTDREEIDELAGHILDGRDVATRQARGQAVPDDLLEDVDGEVSIDALRAYLQACRDLTPTFASAAVKDALREWYVAVKTRLVAREEDEERTIPVTPRSLLDLVRLAEASAKARHSETIEMVDAERATRLKSRSFRELGLDPGPDVEVKTDDDGVLVVTSDAPTAVVTEVVEGLKFEGPATAPTRTTSSTRSSRRPMGSRQTTRRTSSNGWRRQKRLTAPLTGGSSHKSRRQ from the coding sequence ATGAGTACGGACTCGATGGCGTTCCTCGAGGAGTCTGTCGACGTCTTCCACGTCGGCGAGCACTACGCCGAGACGGTCAGCGACACGATCGCCGTGCGTGGGCAGATTCGACAGCGCTCGTCGGTTGATCCCAAACTGGAGATGGCCGTCTTCCGCTGTCGCGAGTGTGAGAACGAGAAGCGAGTCGCTCAGAACTTCGGGAGCATCCGTCAACCGGCGTTCTGTGAGGGATGTGGCAAACAGCGCGCTCCGTGGACGCTGCAGCGCGAGAAGTGTGAGTACGTCGACTATCAGGCGCTCCGTCTGCAGCCCGTTCCCGAGCGTGTCGAGGAAGGAACTGAGACGATCGACGCCCATCTTACGGAAGCGCTGGCTCGACAGGGCGTCGAATCTGGCGAGGTCGTCACGGTCGTCGCGACGTACAAAGCCATCCATCCGAACGGCTCGACAGTCGGCGAGAAGATCCTCGACGCTGAGGACGTCATCGTCGAGGAGTCGGCGATGCAGGAAGTGAACCGCGACGCCCACCAGGACGTCATCGACCTACTCGCCGACATGCACGATCCGATGGACGTGCTGGTGGATTCGGTCGCACCGACTCACTACGGGGACGAGCACATCAAGGAGGGTCTCATCCTCCAGTTGGTTCGTGGCAACTCGCCCGATGCAGAAGGGACGAACCACCGCGGCCTCGTGCATCAGCTCTTGTTGGGCGATCCGGGCACAGGCAAGACGGACTTCGGTGAAGCGCTGACAGCGCTCAGTCCACGTGGTCAGAAGACGTCGGGTAACGAGGGCACGTCGGCGGCCGGCCTGACAGCGGCGATGACGAAAGACGGCTTTGACGACCGCGACCTGACCGTCACGGCAGGCGCCATCCCGAAGTGTTCCGGTGGCGCCGTCTTCATCGATGAACTCGACAGTGCCGGTTCGTCGGAACAGAACGCGCTCTTGGAGGCGATGGAGTCCGGAAAGGTCACGATCGAGAAGGCTGGTGAGCGCGCGGTCCTGAACGCCGAGACTGCGATGCTCACGGCGGCCAACCCAGAGGACGGCCACTTCCGAGAGAACGACTCGCCGATCCAGCAGACGAAGATCATCTCACCGCTGCTGGATCGATTCGACCTGCTGTGGGTTCTGGAGGAGCGTACGGACCGCGAGGAAATCGACGAACTGGCAGGCCATATCCTCGACGGCCGTGATGTTGCCACGAGGCAAGCACGCGGGCAGGCGGTGCCCGACGATCTCCTCGAGGACGTCGACGGCGAGGTGAGCATCGACGCCTTGCGAGCGTACCTGCAGGCGTGTCGCGACCTCACGCCTACGTTTGCGAGCGCCGCGGTGAAAGACGCGCTGCGCGAGTGGTACGTGGCCGTGAAGACGCGCTTGGTCGCCCGCGAGGAAGACGAAGAGCGGACCATCCCAGTGACGCCACGCTCGCTGCTGGACCTCGTGCGACTCGCTGAAGCGTCGGCGAAGGCCCGCCATTCCGAGACGATCGAGATGGTCGACGCCGAGCGTGCGACACGGCTGAAGAGTCGCTCGTTCCGCGAACTGGGGCTCGACCCTGGCCCGGACGTGGAGGTCAAGACTGACGACGATGGGGTGCTGGTCGTCACGTCGGACGCACCGACCGCCGTCGTGACCGAGGTCGTCGAGGGGCTGAAGTTCGAGGGGCCGGCTACGGCGCCGACCCGGACGACGTCGTCGACGCGGTCGTCGAGGAGGCCGATGGGCTCGCGCCAGACGACGCGGCGGACCTCATCGAACGGATGGAGGCGGCAAAAACGATTGACCGCACCCCTGACGGGAGGCTCATCGCATAAGTCGAGGCGCCAATAA
- a CDS encoding ATP-binding protein has protein sequence MSDLHDPQELGFIEPHYGSEQWTNDARNHSDGRHLRRIHGMPEFNPDQFDAEGLVPAFWDHTWDGGRNQPSGGVEWFATGPPNSGKTTLALRAAQIDMEVNNSRVVWRAATGSRSEWLPYAPVAHVCLPKGYDATAYVVKKGGNRNSMGKQVPLEDVVRKVTHYSDIMDLNLNVLQDGVFHVVYPDPKMRGCQWVYEESDKVVDGVKFQEGDPVDHWWFGWALSLVERGPFDWTTWICDEVASLAREGVSKDQYATLQKVQLAGTAVEDFRKNGIIGLFFGHKDKHLHNLWTDRIRWRVGMNGTANPHGGSSPKGFESVPMEEDITSDLDTGEAILYTEKEFTWPPITWPEISKPIHGDLKVYLSETDSKRAAVPGGASA, from the coding sequence ATGTCTGATCTACACGACCCGCAGGAACTGGGCTTCATCGAGCCCCACTACGGCAGCGAGCAGTGGACGAACGACGCACGAAACCACTCGGACGGACGGCACCTTCGTCGAATCCACGGAATGCCGGAGTTCAATCCCGACCAGTTCGACGCGGAAGGGTTGGTGCCGGCGTTCTGGGACCACACATGGGACGGCGGCCGCAACCAACCGAGTGGCGGCGTCGAGTGGTTCGCGACAGGACCGCCGAACTCCGGGAAGACGACGCTCGCTCTTCGCGCCGCCCAGATTGACATGGAGGTCAATAACTCGCGTGTGGTCTGGCGGGCGGCGACGGGCTCGCGCTCGGAATGGCTCCCGTACGCACCGGTCGCGCACGTATGCCTCCCGAAGGGATACGACGCGACCGCGTACGTCGTGAAGAAGGGCGGGAACCGTAACTCGATGGGCAAGCAGGTGCCGCTCGAGGACGTCGTCCGGAAGGTAACGCACTACAGCGACATTATGGACCTGAATCTGAACGTCCTACAAGACGGCGTGTTCCACGTCGTCTACCCAGATCCGAAAATGCGGGGCTGCCAGTGGGTCTACGAAGAGAGTGACAAGGTCGTCGACGGCGTCAAGTTCCAGGAAGGCGACCCGGTCGATCACTGGTGGTTCGGCTGGGCACTCTCGCTCGTCGAGCGCGGCCCGTTCGACTGGACAACGTGGATCTGCGACGAGGTCGCATCGCTCGCTCGAGAGGGTGTCTCGAAGGACCAGTACGCGACGCTCCAGAAGGTGCAGCTCGCAGGGACGGCCGTCGAGGACTTCCGGAAGAACGGCATCATCGGGCTGTTCTTCGGCCACAAGGACAAGCACCTGCACAACCTCTGGACCGACCGCATTCGATGGCGCGTCGGGATGAACGGGACGGCGAACCCTCACGGCGGCTCATCGCCGAAGGGATTCGAGTCCGTGCCGATGGAAGAGGACATCACGTCGGACCTGGACACAGGCGAGGCGATTCTCTACACCGAGAAGGAGTTCACCTGGCCGCCGATCACGTGGCCGGAGATCTCGAAGCCGATCCACGGTGACCTGAAGGTCTATCTCTCAGAGACGGACTCGAAGCGAGCTGCAGTTCCGGGGGGTGCGTCGGCGTGA
- a CDS encoding site-specific integrase, giving the protein MRIEATNGNEHKVWLTDSEIEDLRRAANSSRDDLLIQLGAFVGLRAFEMPQVRPVDVKQTESDQYRLRIEAGKDTSGNGGKPRDAYLPDSVERDLQRFQNEHNIAPKDSFIDLSQPGVRAVVRRTAERAARETGDQDFEKVSTHDLRRRFAQRLLVDQQMNPRVVMAVGGWDSFAAIEPYLNAPSADVINDAFADLGL; this is encoded by the coding sequence ATGCGAATCGAAGCCACGAACGGGAACGAGCACAAGGTCTGGCTCACCGACAGCGAAATCGAGGACCTCCGCCGGGCGGCCAACAGTTCTCGCGACGACCTCCTCATCCAGCTGGGCGCATTCGTCGGCCTCCGCGCCTTCGAGATGCCCCAGGTCCGGCCGGTCGACGTCAAGCAAACCGAGAGCGACCAGTACCGACTCCGCATAGAGGCCGGCAAGGACACCAGCGGGAATGGTGGAAAGCCACGCGACGCCTACCTCCCCGACAGCGTCGAGCGCGACCTCCAGCGCTTTCAGAACGAACACAACATCGCCCCGAAAGACTCGTTCATCGATCTGTCTCAGCCCGGCGTCCGCGCCGTGGTCCGCCGGACGGCCGAGCGCGCAGCTCGGGAGACTGGCGACCAGGACTTCGAGAAGGTGAGTACGCACGATCTCCGACGCCGGTTCGCCCAGCGTCTCCTGGTCGACCAACAGATGAACCCGCGCGTCGTGATGGCCGTCGGCGGCTGGGACAGCTTCGCGGCGATCGAACCGTATCTGAACGCACCGAGCGCGGATGTCATCAACGACGCGTTCGCAGATTTGGGGCTGTAG
- a CDS encoding J domain-containing protein: MTVDWPAGFERTDAAHRSPNRNFEVTLHDAVEDLDAEMDRLGVDDWRLSTAMDHQSQNPNYPYASQPEPEDPSVVLHWSMDGEQFAIACDAYSRVRDNLRTIGLYVREKRKMENRPVTTGESEFANARLPSGDEDAVVASPPPHEVLDVSPDAPDGVVEAAYREKTKTMHPDHGGSTEDFQRLKRAKEAMLDV; this comes from the coding sequence ATGACGGTCGACTGGCCCGCCGGGTTCGAGCGTACCGACGCGGCGCACCGCTCCCCGAATCGGAACTTCGAGGTGACGCTGCACGACGCCGTCGAAGATCTCGACGCGGAGATGGACCGCCTGGGTGTCGACGACTGGCGGCTCTCGACGGCGATGGACCACCAGAGCCAGAATCCGAACTACCCGTACGCGAGCCAGCCAGAGCCCGAGGACCCGAGCGTTGTCCTCCACTGGTCGATGGACGGCGAACAGTTCGCCATCGCCTGTGATGCATACAGCCGCGTCCGTGACAACCTCCGCACCATCGGCCTGTACGTCCGCGAGAAGCGCAAGATGGAGAATCGGCCGGTCACCACTGGCGAGAGCGAGTTCGCGAACGCTCGTCTGCCGAGCGGTGACGAGGATGCGGTCGTCGCTTCACCGCCACCGCATGAGGTGCTCGACGTCTCACCCGACGCACCTGATGGCGTCGTCGAGGCTGCCTACCGTGAGAAGACGAAGACGATGCATCCGGATCACGGCGGTAGCACCGAAGATTTTCAGCGACTGAAACGAGCAAAGGAGGCGATGTTGGATGTCTGA
- a CDS encoding DUF7389 domain-containing protein: protein MSEEDDAFEFEAKIQRGNGTDDRDTFKAKVSANTIDELDERVQEIRSKIEDWAVEFRHIQPDDEQQLPEDQATLVN from the coding sequence ATGTCTGAAGAGGACGACGCGTTCGAATTCGAGGCGAAGATCCAGCGGGGAAACGGTACTGACGACCGCGATACGTTCAAGGCGAAGGTCAGTGCGAACACGATCGACGAGCTGGACGAGCGCGTTCAGGAGATCCGCTCGAAGATCGAGGACTGGGCGGTCGAGTTTCGTCACATCCAGCCCGACGACGAGCAGCAGCTGCCGGAGGACCAGGCGACGCTCGTAAACTGA
- a CDS encoding tyrosine-type recombinase/integrase, giving the protein MSDDERDADELLDELREIVDEEPDLESVEPREAFDIWMKQQDMAESTAQSYRYRIKPFLDFLDERGIDDLSEVSTRHIKEFEALRWSSDLQTNTLNNQFGTLRQWLQYCRDLKAVSEDVVAAIEVPDLSKEERVNTAKLVTERAQQILEDLDRYRYASREHVLFLLLWRTTARLGTIRSLDLDDLYLDDGDRDRLRADLKSQGYAPHVVESILDEASLPFLYPQHQPDSETPLKNKQGGSRVINIADWVAEVLQDYIRVNRADVTDEFGRRPLLTSKKGGGRLSKSAMRNWIYILTQPCEFGGPCPHDRDPEECEAREHGHGSKCPSSRSPHKIRTGSITHHRDRGWPIPDLSEKANTSEELIEGVYDQPEQLVRGASRREHLDKLDDSDHDS; this is encoded by the coding sequence GTGAGCGACGATGAACGCGATGCCGACGAGTTGCTGGACGAGCTCCGGGAGATCGTCGACGAAGAGCCAGACCTCGAATCGGTCGAGCCTCGCGAAGCGTTCGATATCTGGATGAAGCAGCAGGACATGGCCGAGTCGACGGCCCAGTCCTACCGCTACCGGATCAAGCCGTTTCTGGATTTCCTCGATGAGCGCGGCATCGACGATTTAAGCGAGGTGTCGACTCGGCACATCAAGGAGTTCGAGGCGCTTCGGTGGTCTTCGGACCTCCAGACGAACACCTTGAACAACCAGTTCGGGACGCTTCGGCAGTGGCTGCAGTACTGTCGCGACCTGAAAGCGGTCTCCGAGGACGTCGTCGCGGCGATCGAGGTGCCGGACCTTTCGAAAGAGGAGCGTGTGAACACGGCGAAGCTGGTCACCGAGCGTGCCCAGCAGATCCTCGAGGACCTGGACCGCTACCGGTACGCGTCTCGAGAGCACGTTCTGTTCCTCTTGCTGTGGCGGACCACGGCTCGGCTCGGTACGATTCGATCGCTGGACCTTGATGACCTTTACCTCGATGATGGCGACCGCGATCGCCTCCGGGCCGATCTCAAAAGCCAGGGGTACGCGCCACACGTCGTCGAGAGCATCCTCGATGAGGCATCTCTCCCGTTTCTCTATCCCCAGCATCAGCCGGATTCGGAGACGCCGTTGAAGAACAAGCAAGGAGGTAGTCGCGTCATCAACATCGCCGACTGGGTCGCGGAAGTTCTCCAGGACTATATCCGTGTCAATCGTGCCGACGTGACTGATGAATTTGGCCGTCGGCCGCTGCTGACCTCGAAGAAGGGCGGCGGCCGGTTGTCGAAGTCGGCGATGCGGAATTGGATTTATATCCTCACCCAGCCGTGCGAATTCGGCGGTCCGTGTCCGCACGACCGAGATCCGGAGGAGTGCGAGGCTCGCGAGCACGGTCACGGGTCGAAGTGCCCCAGCTCGCGGAGTCCGCATAAGATTCGGACTGGTTCGATCACTCACCACCGTGATCGAGGCTGGCCGATTCCGGATCTCTCGGAGAAGGCGAACACCAGCGAGGAGCTGATAGAGGGCGTTTACGACCAGCCAGAACAGTTGGTTCGCGGCGCGTCGCGGCGCGAACATCTCGACAAACTCGACGATTCTGACCACGATTCATGA
- a CDS encoding DUF7563 family protein: MSPQCENCGAHVSAEYHRVRSGNDGVLHGCPSCTSPATRQREAAGLEADYKVRTDAEGRTVVDRGGEA; encoded by the coding sequence ATGAGCCCGCAGTGCGAGAACTGCGGCGCGCACGTCTCCGCGGAGTACCACCGCGTCCGCTCGGGCAACGATGGCGTCCTTCACGGCTGCCCGTCATGCACGTCGCCGGCGACGCGCCAGCGAGAGGCAGCTGGCCTCGAGGCAGATTACAAGGTGCGGACAGACGCTGAGGGGCGGACCGTCGTCGATCGAGGTGGTGAGGCGTGA
- a CDS encoding helix-turn-helix domain-containing protein, translated as MSIFGEFHVPPRALALSETFEAEPETVVQIDRVVASDMNALAPYFIVSGVPNAAFEAAASSDESIKTLQQILDGETGTMYRGRWADHVESLAREYTSEGTSILKARGDVNGWVLRVRFDGRTQIGEFASHLRDHGFAFDLVRLHEMTYSQTGSQFGLTPKQQDALVTAWQMGYFDLPRQTSMEAVAEELDITPQSLSDRLRRAQNTLIGDTLRMSMPVEQDSSPAN; from the coding sequence ATGAGCATCTTCGGAGAGTTCCATGTCCCTCCAAGAGCCCTCGCGCTCTCCGAGACGTTCGAGGCCGAACCGGAGACCGTCGTCCAGATCGACCGAGTCGTCGCCTCGGATATGAACGCCTTGGCCCCGTACTTCATCGTTTCTGGCGTGCCGAACGCGGCCTTCGAAGCCGCAGCCAGTTCAGATGAGTCGATCAAGACACTCCAGCAGATTCTAGACGGCGAGACTGGCACGATGTACCGCGGGAGATGGGCAGACCACGTCGAATCTCTCGCCCGGGAGTACACGAGTGAAGGAACGTCGATCCTGAAGGCCAGAGGTGACGTGAACGGGTGGGTCCTCCGCGTCAGGTTCGATGGCCGCACACAGATCGGCGAGTTCGCGAGTCATCTCCGCGACCACGGCTTCGCGTTCGATCTCGTGCGTCTCCACGAGATGACCTACTCCCAGACGGGGAGTCAGTTCGGGCTCACCCCGAAACAACAGGACGCGCTGGTGACTGCCTGGCAGATGGGCTACTTCGACCTCCCGAGGCAGACGTCGATGGAAGCCGTGGCTGAAGAACTTGACATCACGCCCCAGTCACTCTCAGATCGGCTTCGACGGGCCCAGAACACACTCATCGGAGATACGCTACGTATGTCTATGCCAGTGGAGCAGGACAGTTCCCCAGCCAATTGA
- a CDS encoding CPBP family intramembrane glutamic endopeptidase, giving the protein MDFRSLMWNSDERRPRALIRLLVGFFVIATFAVIGTIVMDLIAVAFVQPLSFGYLVLTTLGLGLGTLIGIVIVARYVDRRPFSDYGFRDRTVWGRDLVVGAGLALMAQTVAVGVALSAGWVVVTDTVVAGSEGLILGLVGALVLFTVVGFYEELVARGFILKNVAEGFARYGTAPAVIAAVIISSVVFGIVHLANAGASLVSVVVIAVIAITVAASYVLTGRLGLAIGFHTSWNIAMGVLFGQPVSGIELPAHILALEVTGPTRLDWRVLWFRSRNFGCGCRLCRTRRRHCVRLRRRGTSPHTSQPTRSNPSRPS; this is encoded by the coding sequence ATGGACTTTCGAAGCCTCATGTGGAACAGTGACGAGCGGCGGCCACGAGCGTTGATCCGACTCCTTGTCGGGTTCTTCGTGATTGCGACATTCGCCGTCATCGGAACGATCGTTATGGATCTGATAGCGGTTGCATTCGTGCAACCACTCTCGTTCGGCTACCTAGTCCTTACCACACTCGGACTCGGTCTCGGGACCCTCATTGGTATCGTGATAGTTGCTCGCTACGTCGATCGGCGACCGTTCTCTGATTACGGGTTCCGAGACCGAACGGTATGGGGGCGAGATCTCGTGGTTGGTGCCGGGTTAGCTCTCATGGCGCAAACTGTCGCAGTCGGCGTCGCGCTATCCGCCGGTTGGGTTGTCGTGACCGATACAGTTGTCGCTGGATCCGAAGGGCTCATTCTCGGACTAGTCGGTGCGCTGGTCCTCTTTACAGTCGTCGGCTTCTACGAAGAACTCGTGGCTCGTGGATTCATTTTGAAGAACGTTGCCGAAGGGTTTGCGAGATACGGGACGGCTCCGGCTGTCATCGCTGCCGTCATCATCTCCAGCGTCGTGTTCGGTATCGTTCACCTGGCGAACGCTGGCGCCTCACTCGTCTCCGTGGTCGTGATTGCCGTTATTGCGATTACGGTCGCAGCGAGCTACGTGTTGACTGGTCGACTCGGGCTTGCGATCGGGTTCCACACCAGTTGGAACATCGCGATGGGAGTCCTGTTCGGCCAGCCCGTGAGTGGCATCGAACTTCCGGCCCACATTCTCGCCCTCGAAGTGACGGGACCGACCAGGCTGGACTGGCGGGTCCTTTGGTTTCGAAGCCGGAATTTTGGGTGTGGTTGCAGGCTTTGTCGGACTCGTCGGCGTCATTGCGTACGTCTACGTCGTCGAGGGACATCTCCGCATACATCCCAGCCTACTCGTTCCAACCCTTCGAGGCCGAGCTGA
- a CDS encoding CPBP family intramembrane glutamic endopeptidase has product MVIEQFGFAVLAIVLFEQLVRMYGEELGWRGYLLPALTEKWGRAGATAAVGVVWALFHSAFLYRAAAVTGVGDPLTVAVVQAVAVFAVSFPFAYCYFLSNGSVLPVAILHLVWNILNPWVLGSIYANEPGFIAGEVLLVTGEGILGAVVGLALIAVFVVLFRREVLIRS; this is encoded by the coding sequence ATGGTGATCGAACAGTTCGGGTTCGCCGTCCTGGCGATTGTCCTGTTCGAGCAGCTCGTCAGAATGTACGGCGAGGAGTTGGGCTGGCGGGGATACCTACTCCCGGCACTGACCGAAAAGTGGGGCCGAGCGGGTGCTACGGCGGCCGTGGGTGTCGTCTGGGCGCTATTTCACTCCGCATTCCTCTACCGGGCGGCCGCAGTCACTGGTGTCGGTGACCCCTTGACTGTTGCTGTCGTCCAGGCCGTCGCCGTGTTCGCCGTCTCGTTCCCGTTCGCGTACTGTTACTTCCTCTCGAACGGAAGTGTCCTGCCCGTTGCGATTCTCCACCTCGTCTGGAATATCCTCAATCCGTGGGTTCTGGGAAGCATCTACGCGAACGAGCCGGGTTTCATCGCTGGCGAGGTCCTCCTCGTCACTGGCGAAGGGATTCTCGGGGCGGTTGTCGGTCTCGCTCTGATCGCTGTGTTCGTCGTCCTGTTCCGGCGGGAGGTGTTGATCCGATCGTGA
- a CDS encoding CPBP family intramembrane glutamic endopeptidase has product MSTSTYNQPDVQPRTADSPRRALLVALGLLFAAAIPPLAIVEGFKLVQAQFGYGGDLAVTYIGGGLLATIAIGLIGVAYNRVRPVTVHVPRWLPTVREGGWIVAGVVVSFVAAILIAVGMQLLDAIPPTNFITAAAAERPVLVYGFALFGVLFIVGPVEEYFFRGIVQGRLREQMGAVPAIAIVSVGFALGHVPSCT; this is encoded by the coding sequence ATGTCGACTTCAACTTACAACCAGCCGGATGTACAGCCCCGAACTGCCGATAGCCCGCGGCGGGCGCTTCTCGTCGCTCTCGGGCTGCTATTTGCCGCAGCCATTCCCCCACTGGCAATCGTCGAGGGCTTCAAGCTCGTGCAGGCACAGTTCGGGTACGGTGGCGACCTCGCGGTCACCTACATCGGCGGTGGCCTCCTCGCAACCATAGCCATCGGCCTGATTGGCGTCGCGTACAACCGCGTCCGACCGGTCACTGTCCACGTGCCTCGATGGCTCCCGACGGTGCGCGAGGGTGGCTGGATCGTCGCGGGTGTCGTCGTTTCGTTTGTCGCCGCAATTCTGATCGCGGTCGGGATGCAGTTGCTCGACGCGATACCGCCAACGAACTTTATCACCGCTGCGGCCGCCGAACGACCGGTGTTGGTGTACGGATTTGCACTCTTCGGTGTGCTGTTCATCGTCGGCCCCGTCGAGGAGTACTTTTTCCGAGGTATCGTCCAGGGTCGCCTCCGCGAACAGATGGGAGCAGTGCCGGCCATCGCCATCGTTTCAGTCGGCTTCGCGCTGGGACACGTTCCGAGCTGCACTTGA